The Mytilus galloprovincialis chromosome 7, xbMytGall1.hap1.1, whole genome shotgun sequence genome has a window encoding:
- the LOC143084066 gene encoding uncharacterized protein LOC143084066 produces the protein MEKCIVCLKDDHPTTLIKLRQKGCLGIIKASQERGDCLSALEGNFVHQLCRKTYTNPNDIKKYKKEKLVLREINTNTPKLRSKSHFDFKHHCLFCGNEATDSKKKDKNVFQVRTDDFESRIQDACDLRNDDWAAEVRGRLESVSDLHAADAVYHQACSVNFRTCKNTPVFRSPISPDTKPENKRGRPALQEDGFYKIVDFLKHHDDEQISISDLVEKMDEMCDGNAYSQMYLKKRLKQHFGDEIIITDIPGRKSVVTLRETVTCILQDYYQRPSNLNPDDEKRALIRAAAKLIKSDIRSVDTTKSIYPTPANIASVDNNLSYLPESLLLFLSNIFSEKDPSVKIASIGQAVMQASRPRALITPLQLDLGVQVHHNFASRFLVSTLNSLGFCSSYYEVQKFESSAAAVQGVDLPGDISNSFVQFVADNVDHNTRTIDGLNTFHGMGIIAGITPGTKRTQPIPRIAFSTDEIKALAKIEIKYYKPQSDRMAELSYAELKNLNTLDKTFRLDLLSVIVWPLKYPIPMWSGFMQMVQTGDYPGKSSVSFMPMIDLNASDMIYLIG, from the coding sequence ATGGAGAAATGTATTGTGTGCCTAAAAGATGACCACCCAACAACGCTGATCAAATTGCGACAAAAAGGATGTCTTGGAATTATCAAAGCTAGCCAGGAAAGAGGAGACTGTTTGTCCGCATTAGAGGGTAATTTTGTCCATCAACTCTGCAGGAAAACATATACCAATCCAAATGacataaagaaatacaaaaaagaaaaacttgtTCTGagagaaataaatacaaatactcCAAAACTACGATCAAAGTCccattttgattttaaacatcaTTGTTTATTCTGTGGAAATGAAGCAACGGACTccaagaaaaaagacaaaaatgtatttcagGTTCGAACTGATGATTTTGAGAGTCGCATACAAGATGCTTGTGATCTCCGAAATGATGATTGGGCAGCCGAGGTTCGCGGAAGACTGGAGAGCGTAAGCGACCTCCATGCAGCGGATGCTGTTTATCACCAGGCATGTAGTGTAAACTTCCGCACGTGCAAAAATACTCCTGTATTCCGTTCTCCCATATCACCAGACACAAAGCCTGAAAACAAAAGAGGAAGGCCAGCTTTGCAAGAAGACGGCTTCTACAAAATAGTCGACTTCCTTAAACATCATGACGACGAACAGATTTCTATATCAGATCTTGTTGAAAAAATGGACGAGATGTGTGATGGAAATGCTTATAGCCAGATGTATTTAAAGAAAAGATTGAAGCAACATTTTGGAGACGAAATCATTATTACAGACATACCAGGTAGAAAAAGTGTTGTAACTCTACGAGAAACTGTGACTTGTATTCTCCAGGACTATTACCAGAGACCAAGCAATTTAAATCCAGATGACGAAAAGAGAGCTTTGATCAGAGCAGCTGCCAAACTGATAAAAAGCGACATCCGATCTGTAGATACCACAAAGTCTATCTATCCAACTCCAGCTAACATTGCATCAGTTGATAATAATCTATCATACTTACCCGAAAGCCTACTGTTATTCCTTTCTAATATATTTTCTGAGAAAGACCCATCAGTGAAAATAGCTTCCATAGGACAAGCAGTAATGCAAGCCTCACGACCTCGAGCACTTATAACACCGCTTCAACTCGATCTAGGAGTACAGGTGCATCACAACTTCGCTTCACGATTTCTTGTGTCCACATTGAACAGCTTAGGATTTTGTTCCTCATACTATGAAGTCCAGAAGTTTGAATCAAGTGCTGCAGCTGTACAAGGAGTTGACCTTCCAGGTGATATAAGCAACAGCTTTGTACAATTTGTAGCAGATAACGTTGACCACAACACAAGAACGATAGATGGCCTCAACACTTTTCATGGCATGGGCATAATAGCTGGAATTACGCCTGGTACGAAGAGAACACAACCCATTCCTAGAATAGCTTTTTCTACTGATGAAATAAAGGCATTAGCAAAGATAGAGATCAAATATTACAAACCTCAATCAGATCGTATGGCTGAATTAAGTTATGCTGAGTTGAAAAACCTAAACACATTGGATAAGACTTTCCGTCTTGATCTGCTGTCGGTTATTGTTTGGCCTTTAAAGTATCCAATACCAATGTGGTCTGGCTTCATGCAGATGGTTCAGACGGGAGACTACCCAGGAAAATCATCAGTTTCATTCATGCCTATGATAGATTTGAATGCTTCGGACATGATAT